A single window of Nicotiana sylvestris chromosome 3, ASM39365v2, whole genome shotgun sequence DNA harbors:
- the LOC104232377 gene encoding protein IQ-DOMAIN 8, producing the protein MGGSGKWIKSLISSKKNQSNDPEKGGVKSRKWKLWRNASGGIAMSSSKGVKGGGHLGDSEGSESSFMSDTTLAAAMATVVRAPHKDFIVVKKEWAAIRIQAAFRGFLARRALRALKAVVRLQAIFRGRQVRKQAAMTLKCMQALVRVQARMRAQCTQTSLVGDAMKGSLADNSSQADPIKQAEGGWCDSPGTVDEVRSKLKMRQVGAIKRERAIAYAQQKLRTNPSPNSRVRKVETLNKIKANGDSNWLERWMANKPWESRLADEFHTDASGMTPSSRKHEDYAVGSERSSVNIRRNNVSTRISTRGPMSCQIVNSSSEPYSEYYPYDDSTSSYSSLSTSEEGNSKKPSYMNLTKSIKAKVKQRNTSYLSQSMQRNSTDSLQFNRKSSPLSRVIARRSADCDLYSVDLCKDLYPPSNAF; encoded by the exons ATGGGTGGTTCAGGGAAATGGATCAAATCATTAATCAGTTCAAAAAAGAACCAATCCAATGATCCT GAGAAGGGTGGTGTCAAGAGCAGAAAATGGAAGCTGTGGAGAAATGCATCTGGTGGAATAGCTATGTCGTCGTCGAAAGGTGTAAAAGGTGGTGGCCATTTGGGAGATTCAGAGGGGTCAGAGTCGTCGTTCATGTCTGACACTACTTTGGCTGCTGCTATGGCTACTGTGGTCAGGGCTCCACACAAAGATTttattgttgtgaaaaaagaaTGGGCTGCTATTCGAATTCAGGCTGCGTTTCGGGGTTTTCTG GCAAGGCGTGCATTAAGGGCATTGAAAGCAGTGGTTAGGCTACAAGCTATATTTCGTGGACGACAAGTGAGAAAGCAAGCTGCTATGACCCTCAAGTGCATGCAAGCTCTCGTTCGCGTTCAGGCCCGAATGAGAGCCCAATGCACTCAAACATCTCTTGTAGGAGATGCAATGAAAGGATCTCTTGCTGATAACTCTAGCCAAGCTGACCCAATTAAGCAAGCTGAG GGTGGATGGTGCGATAGCCCTGGCACAGTGGACGAAGTAAGGTCTAAGTTAAAAATGAGACAAGTCGGCGCAATAAAAAGAGAAAGGGCCATTGCATATGCACAACAG AAACTGAGAACGAACCCAAGCCCGAATTCAAGAGTAAGAAAAGTGGAAACCTTAAATAAGATTAAGGCTAACGGGGATTCAAATTGGTTAGAGCGTTGGATGGCGAATAAGCCTTGGGAAAGTAGATTGGCTGACGAATTCCATACTGATGCATCGGGGATGACCCCAAGTTCTAGGAAGCATGAAGATTATGCGGTTGGATCGGAGCGAAGTTCAGTAAATATTAGACGAAACAACGTTTCTACCAGGATATCTACAAGAGGGCCAATGAGTTGTCAAATAGTCAATTCATCTTCTGAGCCTTATTCGGAGTATTATCCGTATGATGATAGCACGTCGTCTTATTCATCCTTGTCAACTTCTGAAGAAGGAAATAGCAAGAAGCCGAGTTACATGAATCTCACGAAGTCTATTAAGGCAAAGGTTAAGCAGAGAAATACCAGCTATTTGTCTCAAAGTATGCAAAGGAATTCAACTGATAGCTTACAATTCAATAGGAAATCAAGCCCACTTTCGAGGGTGATAGCGAGGAGAAGTGCAGATTGTGATCTTTATTCAGTTGATCTGTGTAAGGATCTCTACCCTCCCTCAAATGCATTCTGA
- the LOC104231619 gene encoding IQ domain-containing protein IQM5-like, whose amino-acid sequence MHIELRQRKMEAQEPNDKPISEEALRILEELRWKTLDFAALRQSCISFVENGKREATVSRWARAKTMASKVGKGLLKDEKAHTLYIKNWLEAIDPRHRYGLNLHRYYDVWYNSESSQPFFYWLDIGEGKEVNAEKCSRSDLQSQCITYLGPKEREAYEVALENGKLIYKKSGASVDTNVEGTQWIFVLSTSRTLYVGQKEKGNFHHSSFLAGGASLASGRLLVSHGELQAIWSYSGHYRPTEEHFEELISFLTEHHVDLSNVKKYAIDDDIPPGIATVDKPNISSFTNESKNDGTNISTNDETIPHSA is encoded by the exons ATGCATATTGAACTAAGACAAAGGAAAATGGAAGCACAAGAACCAAATGACAAGCCAATTTCAGAAGAAGCTCTACGTATCCTTGAGGAATTACG GTGGAAGACATTAGATTTTGCTGCTCTTAGACAAAGCTGTATATCTTTTGTTGAAAATGGAAAGAGAGAGGCAACGGTTTCACGCTGGGCACGGGCAAAGACCATGGCTTCAAAG GTTGGAAAAGGCTTGTTGAAGGATGAGAAAGCTCATACATTATATATTAAGAACTGGTTAGAAGCT ATTGATCCACGTCACCGATATGGTCTCAACCTACATCGTTATTATGATGTATGGTACAATAGCGAAAGCTCACAACCATTCTTCTACTG GCTAGATATTGGTGAAGGAAAAGAAGTTAACGCCGAGAAATGTTCAAGGAGTGATCTACAGTCCCAATGCATCACGTATCTTGGACCA AAAGAGAGGGAAGCATACGAAGTAGCTCTGGAAAATGGAAAGCTAATTTATAAGAAAAGTGGTGCTTCTGTCGACACTAATGTTGAGGGTACACAATGGATTTTTGTGCTCAGCACCTCAAGAACGTTATACGTTGGACAAAAGGAAAAAGGCAATTTTCACCACTCAAGTTTTCTAGCTGGAGGTGCTTCTCTTGCATCTGGAAGATTGCTTGTCTCTCACGGGGAACTCCAG GCTATATGGTCATACAGTGGTCATTATAGACCAACAGAAGAGCATTTTGAGGAGTTAATAAGCTTTCTTACGGAGCACCATGTTGACTTGAGCAATGTTAAG AAATACGCAATAGATGATGATATCCCTCCAGGGATCGCCACAGTCGACAAGCCAAACATCTCAAGCTTTACAAATGAATCAAAAAATGATGGCACCAACATTTCTACTAATGATGAAACCATTCCACATTCTGCCTAG